One region of Deltaproteobacteria bacterium RIFCSPHIGHO2_02_FULL_44_16 genomic DNA includes:
- a CDS encoding integration host factor subunit beta: protein MNKSELIEKISEKAKLPKKQAEDVVNLIFDFMTDTLVKGGRIEIRGLGSFMVKNYASYKGRNPRTGASIEVKPKRLPFFKVGKELKERVDKDSTQP, encoded by the coding sequence ATGAATAAATCAGAACTCATCGAAAAGATTTCAGAAAAAGCAAAGCTTCCCAAGAAGCAGGCTGAGGATGTGGTGAACCTCATTTTTGACTTTATGACCGATACCCTTGTCAAAGGTGGGCGTATCGAAATACGTGGCCTCGGGAGTTTCATGGTAAAAAATTATGCCTCCTATAAGGGGAGAAATCCTCGAACAGGAGCGTCGATTGAAGTCAAACCGAAACGACTCCCTTTCTTTAAAGTTGGAAAGGAATTAAAAGAGCGAGTCGATAAAGATTCAACTCAACCTTAA